The DNA window AGCGCGACCACCTGGCGCCCTGGCGGATCGCGCCCTGGCTCGACAGCGTCATGACAGCCCATGTGCTCGTCCCCGCCCTCGGCGAGGGTCCCGCCTCGATCGCGCCCTGGGCGCGGCCGCTGCTGGACCGCGCCGTGGGCGGGCACTTCCAGGGCCTGGTCATCACCGACGCCCTGGACATGGCCGCCGTCGCCGCCGATCCGGGCTACGGCGAGGCGGCGGTGCGGGCGATCGAGGCGGGCGCGGACCTGCTGTGCCTGGGGACCTCGATGCGGAAGGACGACCAGCAGATGCTCCGCGAAGCGCATGACGCCCTGATCGACGCCGTCGACGCCGGGCGCCTGGATCGCGCGACCCTCCGCGACCGCGCCGAGCGGACCCGGGCCCGGCTGCGCACGTTGCGCACCCGTCGACGCTTCGTCCCCGCCCCGCCGCTGGAGGACGCCCTGGCCCGCGCCGAGCAGCTCGGGGCCGAGGCCGCGGGTCGCGCGGTCCGCGCCCGCCACGCCGCCCTCGACCTGCGGCCCGCCACCGTGGTCGACCTGAGGTTCCGAGCCCAGCACGCGTCCGGCTCCCGCGCCCAGCAGCTCGTGGCCGCGCTGCAGGAGCAGGGCATCTCCGCTGCGGAGCCGGACTACCCCGACCAGGTGGACGACGCCGCCCAGCTGCTCGCCCTCACCCGGCTGCCGCGCAGCGACCCCGAGGAGGGTGCGCGCCTGGCCGCGCTGCTCGCGCGCCGTCCCGACACGATCGTGGTCCACACCGGGGTGCCCGCCGCAGCCCCGGACCACCGCCGGCTGGTGCTCGCCCACGGCGCGGGGCGCACCATGATGCGTGCCGCGGCCGCGCTGCTGCGGCGAGTGGAGGGGTGATGCGGATCCTCGGGATGATGTCCGGCACCAGCCTCGACGGGATCGACGTGGTGCTCGCGGACTTCGACCGGGACCCGGAGGATGCCTCGACGCTGCGGGCCCGGCTGCTCCACGTCGGCGAGGAGTCCTGGCCGGGCGGCACCCGGGACGCGCTGCGGGCCGTGCTGCCGCCCGCCCCCGCCGACATCGCCACCT is part of the Brachybacterium ginsengisoli genome and encodes:
- a CDS encoding glycoside hydrolase family 3 N-terminal domain-containing protein codes for the protein MDITSSGTRTWDADALGVLMAPFTGTELPDWMREVLGAGLASVILFGHNTPDLPTAARLSRSVHACAEDCVVAIDEEGGDVTRLQAGAGSALPTAWALAEVDDIELTRHLGSALGGLLAACDLDLDLAPVLDVSTDPANPVIGTRSFGDDPDRVAAHARAFATGLIEAGLGTCAKHFPGHGATDTDSHTALPRIGLDAREFERDHLAPWRIAPWLDSVMTAHVLVPALGEGPASIAPWARPLLDRAVGGHFQGLVITDALDMAAVAADPGYGEAAVRAIEAGADLLCLGTSMRKDDQQMLREAHDALIDAVDAGRLDRATLRDRAERTRARLRTLRTRRRFVPAPPLEDALARAEQLGAEAAGRAVRARHAALDLRPATVVDLRFRAQHASGSRAQQLVAALQEQGISAAEPDYPDQVDDAAQLLALTRLPRSDPEEGARLAALLARRPDTIVVHTGVPAAAPDHRRLVLAHGAGRTMMRAAAALLRRVEG